From the genome of Ignavibacteriales bacterium, one region includes:
- a CDS encoding hemerythrin family protein has protein sequence MRRMIWTPACRTGFEEIDSQHRLLFAISNELLEIGNPKSQELEIKYLLRHLRDYVEKHFSNEEKFMEEIKFPGLSDHKIKHEKIVSEINNSLTSSVSMTELKESLETLLNAWIRSHILVEDKKYADWAKFHKLTEE, from the coding sequence ATGAGAAGAATGATTTGGACACCCGCTTGCCGCACGGGTTTTGAAGAGATTGATTCACAGCATAGACTTCTATTTGCAATATCCAATGAGCTGCTTGAAATTGGTAATCCCAAAAGCCAGGAACTGGAAATAAAATATCTGCTAAGGCATTTGAGAGATTACGTTGAAAAACATTTTTCAAACGAAGAAAAATTTATGGAAGAGATAAAATTTCCGGGTTTGAGTGATCATAAAATTAAGCATGAAAAAATTGTTTCCGAAATTAATAACTCCTTAACCAGCTCCGTTAGCATGACGGAGTTGAAAGAGAGTCTTGAGACTTTGCTTAATGCATGGATACGAAGCCACATTCTTGTTGAAGACAAAAAATACGCTGACTGGGCAAAGTTCCATAAATTAACCGAAGAATAA
- a CDS encoding DUF885 family protein produces MKKILLFFLMIPVLISAQLNDKLQSLAKEFWQWRFITQPATMDDINRVERPDNWKPDFSDQSLESIKNHYKDFSTHLNKLNKSGWSRADSVDFLCLRSAIERVNWEINILKIPYRNPDFYVQQTIGAFYELLVMDLPFDNQHTANLLTVLKSIPQTLADGKENLIEPAAPFANIALENLNGIKSKLLLVNNALKEKTSKNFHNELDFAFQQTITSLEDYQNWLNEKLPVMKSNFGVGKEAYVYFLKNIALIPYTPEEILKYGRMEFNRAASFELIEKLKNKNRPRQKIFSSIEEEIAQVEKDEIAIRDFLVKNEIVSVPEWLRHYEFKKTPEYLKPLTFIGESDDFTSENRLNQNAVRYTVQPDSNLPFFPLSIAKDPRPIIIHEGIPGHFFQLARSWKNSDPIRRRFVDSGSNEGIGFYVEEMLLQYGLFDDRPFAKEIIYSFMRLRALRVEADIQLALGNFTIEDAVDYLMQNVPLDKESALESAYFYAYNPGQAISYQIGKIQLTEFLSESKIKLGAKFNLKDFHDYVMMNGNVPISLLRWEYLGLRSEINQFFEN; encoded by the coding sequence ATGAAAAAAATTCTTCTCTTTTTCTTAATGATTCCCGTTTTGATTTCCGCTCAATTAAATGATAAGCTCCAGTCCTTAGCAAAAGAATTCTGGCAATGGCGCTTTATCACTCAACCAGCAACAATGGATGATATAAATCGTGTTGAAAGACCGGATAACTGGAAACCGGATTTCTCGGATCAATCACTTGAATCAATTAAAAATCATTATAAAGATTTTAGTACACATTTGAATAAACTTAACAAATCGGGATGGAGCCGTGCCGATAGCGTCGATTTTCTCTGCCTCCGTTCGGCAATCGAAAGAGTGAACTGGGAAATAAATATTCTGAAGATACCTTACCGCAATCCCGATTTTTATGTGCAGCAGACTATAGGCGCTTTTTATGAATTACTTGTAATGGATCTTCCATTTGACAATCAGCATACCGCCAATTTACTCACTGTGCTGAAATCAATCCCTCAAACATTAGCTGATGGTAAAGAAAATTTAATAGAACCCGCTGCTCCGTTCGCAAATATAGCGCTTGAAAATCTTAACGGAATCAAGTCCAAACTTCTTCTTGTAAACAATGCATTAAAAGAAAAAACTTCTAAAAATTTTCATAATGAATTGGATTTTGCATTTCAACAGACAATCACTTCTCTTGAAGATTATCAGAATTGGTTAAATGAAAAACTGCCAGTTATGAAAAGTAATTTCGGTGTTGGTAAAGAAGCTTATGTGTACTTCCTCAAAAATATTGCGTTGATTCCTTACACACCGGAAGAGATATTAAAATACGGTCGAATGGAATTTAACCGCGCTGCTTCATTTGAATTAATTGAAAAATTAAAAAACAAAAATAGACCAAGGCAAAAAATATTCAGCTCAATTGAAGAAGAAATTGCACAGGTCGAAAAAGATGAAATAGCAATTAGAGATTTTTTGGTAAAGAATGAAATTGTATCGGTGCCGGAATGGCTTCGGCATTACGAATTCAAAAAGACTCCGGAATATTTAAAGCCGCTTACATTTATAGGCGAATCGGATGATTTCACTTCGGAAAATCGTCTTAACCAAAACGCGGTACGTTATACAGTTCAGCCGGATTCAAATTTGCCATTCTTCCCACTATCAATTGCAAAAGACCCGAGACCAATTATAATTCATGAAGGAATTCCGGGTCATTTTTTTCAGTTAGCACGCTCTTGGAAAAACTCCGATCCGATAAGAAGAAGATTTGTAGATTCAGGTTCGAATGAAGGAATCGGTTTTTATGTAGAAGAGATGCTTTTACAATACGGACTTTTTGATGATCGACCTTTTGCAAAAGAAATTATATATAGTTTTATGCGGCTTCGTGCATTAAGAGTTGAAGCAGATATTCAACTCGCACTCGGGAATTTTACTATTGAAGACGCTGTTGATTATCTTATGCAGAATGTTCCGCTTGATAAAGAATCCGCATTGGAAAGTGCTTATTTCTATGCTTACAATCCCGGGCAGGCAATAAGCTATCAGATTGGAAAAATTCAACTGACGGAATTTTTAAGCGAATCAAAAATAAAACTCGGTGCTAAATTCAATCTAAAAGATTTTCATGATTATGTAATGATGAATGGAAACGTTCCAATTTCATTATTACGATGGGAATATTTAGGTTTGCGCAGCGAAATAAATCAATTTTTTGAAAACTAA
- the ettA gene encoding energy-dependent translational throttle protein EttA yields the protein MAANEPNKIIYSMIGVSKFYNNKPVLKDIYLSYFYGAKIGVLGLNGSGKSSLLKILGGVDKDFNGEIAISPGFTVGLLEQEPKLDETKTVRQIVEEGVQEVVDTLREYDEINAKFSEPMSDDEMTALLDKQGKVQDKLDHLGAWDLDSKLEMAMDVLGCPPGDTSIKVLSGGERRRVALCRLLLKKPDILLLDEPTNHLDAETVAWLEAELRRYPGTVIAVTHDRYFLDNVAGWILELDKGEGIPWKGNYSSWLEQKQQRLKLEEKKETERQKTLNRELEWIKMSPRGRHAKSKARISSYEEMLNEENEKRQKDLEIYIPAGPRLGNVVIEAENVAKGYGDRLLFEKMEFKLPPGGIVGVIGPNGAGKTTLFKMIVGQEKPDSGSFKIGDTVKLAYVDQSRDILDPEKSVWEMISGGSDIIQLGNKEQNSRAYVGQFNFTGGDQQKKVGVLSGGERNRVHLAVALKSGANVILLDEPTNDLDVNTMRALEEGLLNFAGCAVVISHDRWFLDRICTHILSFEGESNVYWFEGNFSDYQESRKERLGKDSEIPHRIKYKRLTR from the coding sequence GTGGCAGCAAACGAACCAAATAAAATCATCTATTCAATGATCGGTGTAAGCAAATTTTACAACAACAAACCGGTATTAAAAGATATATACCTTTCATATTTCTACGGCGCGAAGATCGGCGTACTCGGCTTAAACGGATCAGGTAAAAGTTCTCTTCTAAAAATTCTCGGCGGAGTGGATAAAGATTTTAACGGAGAGATTGCAATATCACCCGGCTTCACAGTCGGTTTGCTTGAACAAGAACCAAAACTCGATGAGACAAAAACTGTCCGGCAAATTGTTGAAGAAGGAGTTCAGGAAGTTGTTGATACTCTGCGCGAGTATGATGAGATCAACGCAAAGTTTTCCGAACCGATGAGCGATGATGAGATGACGGCACTTCTCGACAAACAAGGAAAGGTTCAGGACAAGCTGGATCATCTCGGCGCTTGGGATCTTGATTCAAAACTTGAAATGGCGATGGATGTTCTCGGTTGTCCTCCGGGCGATACATCGATTAAAGTATTATCGGGCGGCGAAAGAAGAAGAGTTGCATTGTGCAGATTGCTTTTAAAAAAGCCGGACATTTTACTTCTCGATGAACCGACTAATCATCTTGATGCAGAAACAGTTGCGTGGCTTGAAGCAGAACTAAGAAGATATCCCGGAACAGTTATAGCAGTAACACACGATAGATATTTTCTTGATAATGTTGCCGGATGGATTCTTGAACTTGACAAAGGCGAAGGAATTCCCTGGAAAGGAAATTATTCTTCGTGGCTCGAACAAAAACAGCAGCGTTTAAAATTGGAAGAGAAAAAAGAAACAGAGCGGCAGAAAACTTTGAACCGGGAATTGGAATGGATTAAAATGTCTCCGCGCGGAAGACATGCGAAATCCAAAGCGAGAATAAGTTCTTACGAAGAAATGCTGAATGAAGAAAATGAGAAACGTCAGAAAGATCTGGAGATTTATATTCCCGCCGGACCGCGTTTAGGCAACGTTGTAATTGAAGCAGAGAATGTTGCTAAAGGTTACGGTGATCGTCTTCTTTTTGAGAAGATGGAATTCAAATTGCCTCCCGGAGGAATTGTCGGAGTGATTGGACCGAACGGCGCCGGTAAGACTACGTTATTCAAAATGATTGTCGGACAAGAAAAACCGGATAGCGGTTCATTTAAAATCGGCGATACTGTAAAACTAGCATATGTTGATCAAAGCCGCGATATACTTGATCCGGAAAAATCCGTTTGGGAAATGATCTCCGGCGGAAGCGATATAATTCAGCTCGGTAATAAAGAGCAAAACTCGCGCGCTTATGTAGGACAATTTAATTTTACAGGAGGCGATCAACAAAAGAAAGTTGGAGTACTATCAGGCGGAGAAAGAAACAGAGTTCATCTTGCCGTAGCATTAAAATCCGGCGCGAATGTAATTCTTCTTGATGAGCCGACTAATGATCTTGATGTTAACACAATGCGCGCTCTTGAGGAAGGTTTGCTGAACTTTGCAGGTTGCGCTGTGGTTATAAGTCACGATAGATGGTTCCTTGATAGAATCTGTACTCACATTCTATCCTTTGAAGGCGAGAGCAATGTTTATTGGTTTGAGGGAAATTTTTCCGATTATCAAGAGAGCAGAAAAGAACGTCTTGGTAAAGACTCGGAAATTCCGCATAGAATTAAATACAAAAGATTAACTCGGTAA
- a CDS encoding cupin domain-containing protein, with translation MEHQPINLEDKLNKFTEYWSPKIVAKMNNYHFKLSKFKGEFVWHNHTTTDETFLVLDGAMTIEFRDGKVELQKGEMFVVPKGVEHKPSAENECKVLLIEPAGTINTGNAGGELTAKDNVWI, from the coding sequence ATGGAACATCAACCTATTAATCTGGAAGATAAACTGAATAAATTCACCGAGTATTGGTCGCCTAAGATTGTTGCCAAGATGAACAACTATCATTTTAAACTCAGCAAATTTAAGGGCGAGTTTGTGTGGCATAACCATACAACTACTGATGAAACCTTTCTTGTTCTTGATGGTGCGATGACAATTGAATTCCGTGACGGCAAAGTTGAACTGCAGAAAGGTGAAATGTTTGTCGTTCCAAAAGGTGTTGAGCACAAACCATCCGCTGAAAATGAATGCAAAGTTTTACTTATTGAACCGGCTGGGACAATTAATACCGGTAATGCCGGCGGCGAATTAACAGCCAAAGATAATGTGTGGATTTAG
- a CDS encoding mechanosensitive ion channel family protein, whose product MNNILDNKYWGNTLQDYVIAVSIILITIIASQVIKRIILTRIQKNGSEENKNRTKFISKSINRFVIPALYFGAVYAALEFLSFGKSSNKIITIVYSVLLTFFIIRFLIAALNHFLSKYFEEKRGEEDGHRLKPLISFLNFFVWIIGLLFLLDNLGFQISTIVAGLGISGIAVALAAQAILGDLFSYFVIFFDRPVEIGDFITFDSKEGTIEKIGIKTTRVRALSGEQLIVANSKLTSSILHNYKRLETRRIVFKLGVTYQTKSDQLKMIPGIVKGIIEKHEQIRFDRAHFKSYGDFSLNFEIVYYVLSSDYTFYMDIQEKINLEIYDQFEKLGIKFAYPTQTLYLNTQK is encoded by the coding sequence GTGAATAATATTTTAGATAATAAATATTGGGGCAATACGCTTCAGGATTATGTGATTGCCGTTTCTATAATTTTAATCACAATAATCGCTAGCCAGGTCATAAAAAGAATCATTCTTACAAGGATTCAAAAGAATGGTAGCGAAGAGAATAAAAACCGCACTAAGTTTATCTCAAAAAGCATAAACAGGTTTGTGATACCGGCTCTTTATTTCGGAGCGGTTTACGCTGCCTTGGAATTTCTGAGTTTTGGAAAATCATCCAATAAGATAATCACAATAGTTTACTCTGTACTTTTGACTTTTTTTATTATCAGATTTCTGATTGCAGCGTTAAACCACTTCTTAAGTAAATATTTCGAAGAAAAAAGAGGCGAAGAGGACGGACATCGTTTAAAGCCATTGATTTCATTTTTGAATTTCTTTGTCTGGATTATCGGGTTATTGTTTCTCTTAGACAACCTCGGCTTTCAGATTTCAACAATTGTTGCGGGCTTAGGTATTAGCGGAATCGCAGTCGCTCTTGCTGCGCAAGCTATTCTTGGTGATCTATTCAGTTACTTTGTAATTTTTTTCGACCGCCCGGTGGAAATCGGTGACTTCATTACATTCGATTCTAAAGAAGGGACGATAGAAAAAATCGGAATCAAAACAACCCGTGTACGTGCATTATCAGGTGAACAACTGATCGTTGCGAATTCTAAACTCACAAGTTCTATTCTTCATAATTATAAAAGATTGGAAACCAGAAGAATAGTTTTTAAACTCGGAGTAACTTATCAAACAAAATCAGATCAATTGAAAATGATTCCCGGCATAGTCAAAGGCATCATTGAGAAACATGAACAGATCCGTTTTGACAGAGCTCATTTTAAGAGTTACGGGGATTTTAGTTTGAATTTTGAAATTGTCTATTATGTATTGAGTTCGGATTATACATTCTATATGGATATACAGGAAAAAATTAACCTGGAGATCTATGATCAATTTGAAAAACTCGGTATTAAATTCGCGTATCCCACTCAAACATTGTATTTAAATACTCAAAAATAA